One Brassica napus cultivar Da-Ae chromosome A5, Da-Ae, whole genome shotgun sequence DNA window includes the following coding sequences:
- the LOC111215912 gene encoding glutathione S-transferase T3-like, whose protein sequence is MEHFSGLVSLLCSQSSLAMECEYAEAVANSPVLVKPVSKRKWSTKEDLVLISGWLNTSKDPIVSNEQKVTSFWKRIEAYVNCSPLLTGCVPREWSQCKQRWGRVNEQVCKFVGSYEAALKHQSSGENEDDVMKAAHEIFFNDYQAKFTMEHCWRELRHDQKWKSVFKSRDGGKEKRKEAEEVIPEEEVRPPGVKASKEAKRKRHGHEAAFDQIESILAERKKISQQKLLDRLLAKKETDLSPNEITLKNKLISELLD, encoded by the coding sequence ATGGAACACTTTTCCGGGTTAGTTTCGCTACTCTGTTCGCAGAGCAGTCTAGCAATGGAATGCGAGTATGCTGAGGCTGTAGCGAACTCTCCCGTCTTAGTGAAACCGGTTTCAAAGAGAAAGTGGTCAACAAAAGAGGACCTTGTGCTTATCAGTGGTTGGCTGAACACGAGCAAAGACCCTATTGTCAGTAACGAGCAGAAGGTTACTTCCTTTTGGAAGAGAATTGAGGCGTATGTTAATTGTAGCCCTCTGCTCACTGGCTGCGTTCCTAGAGAATGGAGTcagtgtaagcagaggtggggaaggGTCAACGAGCAGGTCTGCAAGTTTGTGGGAAGTTATGAAGCGGCTCTGAAGCACCAATCAAGTGGTGAAAATGAGGATGATGTCATGAAGGCTGCTCATGAGATCTTCTTCAATGATTATCAAGCGAAGTTCACCATGGAACACTGTTGGAGGGAACTGAGACATGATCAGAAGTGGAAGTCAGTTTTTAAGTCAAGAGATGGCGGCaaggagaaaaggaaggaaGCTGAGGAGGTGATACCTGAGGAGGAGGTTAGACCGCCTGGTGTTAAGGCTTCCAAAGAAGCCAAACGCAAGAGGCACGGTCATGAAGCTGCTTTCGATCAAATTGAGAGTATcttggctgagagaaagaaaatTTCTCAGCAGAAACTCCTAGATCGTCTCCTTGCCAAAAAGGAAACTGATCTATCTCCTAACGAAATCACCCTCAAAAACAAACTCATTTCTGAACTCCTTGATTGA